GTACACTTGGTTTGTATAAGCTCCCAGTGATTTTCTATTTCTTCCTTGCTTTTGCCGCATAAACTGTCTGCCTTGGGCTTTGGTCTCGCACCATTGACGATTCCGGCCTGAAATTTGCTTTACCTTTTCAAAAACCACTAAGCAGGCAAGCCATGCATCGTAATAATCAAGCATATCGGCCAAGTCCAAGCTCCACCGCGGAATGTCAAAACATTGTCCCGTACCTGGGTGAGGTGCGGCGTGAGCATAGGGAGAAGCTGCTCGGGCAAGCCAGCATGATGCTTTGGTTCACGGGGCTGCCAGGGTCGGGCAATTCCACCATTTGCCTTTGCTGCGGAGGAGCGACCGCATGTCATGGACAAGCTGCCCCCTGTTTTGATGGTGACAACGTGCGTTGATAATTCCTGAGGAGTATTCTTTCATGTTTGAAGGCAAGAGCATCTTGATTACCGGCGGTACGGGGTCATTTGGCAAGTCATTTGTCAGGACGCTGCTGGCCAAGCACAAGCCCCGGCGCGTGGCCGTGTATTCCCGTGATGAACTCAAGCAGTTCGAGATGCAGCAGGAGTTCTTCGGGCCGGAGATGCGCTATTTCATTGGCGACGTCCGCGACCGGGAGCGCCTGACCATGGCCATGCGCGGAGTGGACTTCGTAGTCCATGCCGCAGCCCTGAAGCAGGTTCCGGCCGCGGAGTACAACCCCATGGAATGCGTGAAGACCAACGTCTATGGTGCGGAAAACGTGGTTCACGCGGCCCTGGCCCATAACGTTTACAAGGTTATCGCCCTGTCCACGGACAAGGCAGCCAATCCGATCAACCTCTACGGCGCGACCAAGCTCTGCTCGGACAAGCTGTTCGTGGCCGCCAACAATCTGGCCGGCGCTCATCGCACGACCTTCAGCGTGGTGCGCTACGGCAATGTTGTCGGCTCACGCGGTTCGGTGGTGCCGTATTTCAAAAAGCTTATCGATTCCGGCGCGGACCATTTGCCCATCACCCACGATCAAATGACCCGCTTCTGGATCACTTTGGACCAGGGTGTTGATTTCGTGTGCAAAAGTTTCGAGCGGATGAAGGGTGGTGAGACATTCGTGCCCAAGATCCCCTCGGTGCGCATCACGGACCTGGCCAAAGCCATGGGCCCGGATATGCCCCGCAAGATCGTCGGTATCCGGCCTGGCGAAAAATTGCACGAGGTGATGTGTCCCAAGGACGACTCACACTTGACCGTTGAGTTTGCGGACCATTTTGTTATAAAGCCGACCATCAAGTTCTACAGCAGATGCAACGAATTTCTCTGCAACAAGCTGAACGAGACTGGAAAGCCCGTCGCGCAGAGCTTTGAATATAATTCCGGAGACAATCCGCATTTCGTAAGCGCTGAAGAAATCCGCGTGATCAACCATTTGGCGGGGTTTTGAGCAGTATTTCGCATACTCGATCATCGCCGGAGTAACGTATGGAACATAATGAATACATCTGTGCGGTCCTGCCTGAAGGTAAGCAGTAAAGACTAATTTGAGGTAAAAATATGCCCTTGGAAATGCAATTTACGACAGAATATCATTCAGGCGGACTTATTGCCGTTGATCCACGGGTTGCCATGGCTTTGCGTGAGGGGCAGCGGTTGCAGGTTACTTTGGAAGTATTAGAGGAACCGATAGGTGATAAATGCACCCCAGGTACTTTCCACAATGAATCTTCTGAGTTCATTGATTTTCTGAAAAGCAATATTGTTCATGGCGGCTATCGCGAAGGGGTCGTGACCAGGGATTTTATCCATGAAAACGACTGACAAGCCGCTCTTTGATTCGAATATTCTGATCTACTCGGTGAATGCCGATTCTCCATTTCATGAAACAGCATTGGACCTGCTGGTCCGGTACACCCAGAGTGGTTTTTATGTGGCTGATATCAGTCTGATTGAGTTTTTTCAAGTCGTTACGGATGGAAGAAAATTCCACCACCCCTTAACCACGGAGCAGGCAGCTGAATACATCAGCAAACTTGTACGCATTCAGCATGTCGGCGTACTCAAAATCCGTTCGTTTCATGAGATTCTCCAGGACGAAGATGCACGTGCCGAAGTCCGACGGTTACAAATCAAGCGTTTTGCAATATATGACTACCTGATAGCGGACTGCATGCGGCGGCACGATGTCAAGCCGATTTTTACCGGGAATGCACGTGATTTTCGGATGTTTCCTTTTCTTGATGTCATTGACCCATTTATGCCCCAAACGACAACACAGCAACGAGCTGCTGGCCCCATCCCCTACGGTCGTCAATCCATCTCCGAACAAGACGTGGCCGCGGTCTGCTCGGTCCTTCGCTCCCACTTCCTGACCCAAGGCCCTAAAGTTCCTGAATTCGAAACGGCAGTGGCCGAATACTGCAACGCTGGCCATGCCGTGGCCGTGAATTCCGGAACCAGCGCCCTGCATCTCGCCTGCCTGGCTCTGGGGCTGGGCCCCGGAGACACGCTCTGGACCTCGCCCATCACCTTCGTGGCCTCGGCTAACTGTGCTTTGTACTGCGGGGCGAGCGTGGACTTCGTGGATATTGAACCGCGAACGTACAATCTCTGCCCCCAGGCCCTTGAGGAGAAACTGCGGGCCGCGCAACAGTCCGGCAAGCTGCCCAAGGTGTTGGTCCCGGTGCACTTCAGCGGCCAGCCCTGCGACATGGAAGCCATCCATGGACTGAGCCGACAATACGGCTTCAGAATCCTGGAAGACGCCTCCCACGCCCTGGGGGCCCGGTATAAGAACGAACCCGTGGGTAATTGCCAATACAGCGACATCACGGTTTTCAGCTTCCACCCTGTGAAGATCATCACCACGGGCGAAGGCGGCATGGCTGTGACTAATGATCAGGGGCTTGGGGAGAAGATGGCGTTGTTGCGCAGTCATGGGATTACTCGGGATCCTGCTCTTTTTTCCGAGGTCGGACGTAGGAGGTCGGACGTCGGATATCTGAAATCGGATATCGGGCCTCGGACCTCCGATCTCAGACCTCCATCCTTTTACTACGAACAGATCGACCTCGGCTTCAACTACCGCATGACCGATATCCAAGCTGCTTTGGGCTTGAGCCAATTGCATCGTCTGGATGCCTTCGTATCCCGGCGTAGCGAGCTTGCGAATAGGTATGACGAGCTTTTGGCCGGGCTTCCTTTGATCACACCCTGGCAGCATCCGGATGGTGCCTCGGCGTGGCATCTGTATGTTGTTCGACTCCAGCTTGATCAATTGCGGGTAATCCACAAGCAGGTGTTTGAGACCATGCGGGAACAAGGGATCGGCGTGAACCTGCACTACATCCCGGTGCATACCCAGCCGTGGTTTAAACGACTGGGGTTTATGCCTGGTATGTTTCCTGAAGCAGAAAAGTATTACCAGGAAGCCATAACCCTGCCCTTGTTCCCGGGCATGACCGAGGATGCACAGGATCGGGTGGTGGGAGCACTGAAAAGAATTCTTCCCACGGAACACACGGAAGGACAAGGATAGCCAATACCCGGATGACCGATGAAGTTGAAGACAGATGATCAAACCCTGCCCGAGGTTGCAGCAGCCATGCGAATACTCGTCATCAGAGGAAAGAGGGTTGTTGTCGACTCTTATCTGGCTGATATTTATTCAGTTACAACCAAGCGCTTCAATGAGCAGGTTAAAAGAAACAAGGATAGATTCCCCCAAGACTTCATGTTCCAGTTGACCAGAGAAAAGAAAACGAGCTGGTCGCAAAATGCGACCACCTCAAAAATCTCAAATATTCTCCGTATCTTCCCAATGTGTTCACAGGACATGGGGCGATAATGGCCGCTTCTGTGCTCAATTCTTCAAAGGCCGTCGAGATGAGTGTATTTGTCGTCAGGGCTTTTGTCCGGATGCGGGAAATACTATCTACACACGAGGAATTAGCCGCCAAACTCACGGAGCTGGAAGAAAAAGTGACTGATCATGACCAAACCATATCTGGCCTAATACAAGCCCTGCGGGAATTGATGACATCAAGCCCGCAGAAACAAAAAGCGATTGGATTTACGGCTGATCTGCTTGGAAACAAAGAGGAGATCGACCATTGTGGATAAACTGCTGGATACGGGAATTCAGCCCCATGATCACGGACCTTCGGCCTCCAACTACCGTGCCTTTCCGTGTATTCCGTGGGCAAATTTTATTTTTGACAAATCATTATGAACAACACCGTATTCATCGCCGAAGTATCCAGCAACCATCACCGCGATCTGGATCGCTGTTTGCGATTCATTGATACTGCCGGGGACATCGGCTGTGATGGGGTGAAATTCCAGCTTTTCAAAATCGATAAGCTGTTTGCCCCGGAGATCCTGGCCAGAAGTGAAATGCACCGCAAGCGCAAGGACTGGAAAGTGCCTCTGGAATACCTGTCACACCTAGCTAAACGTTGTCATGAGAGAAATATGGCTTTTTCCCGAACCGAACCCGTTAATTATTGCTAAAGGAAATAGAAATGAATAAATTTATATGTGAAATATGCGATTCGGACGAGTGCAGTTTTTATTGTCATGTCAAAGACGAAACTTCGCGCAATACAGGGTTTGAATTCAATTATGTACGCTGTGGAGGCTGCGGCACACTCTCACTCTTTCCTTTGCCGACCCAGGAGCAGATCACCCTTGCCAACGAAACCCTGCTCGGCATCACTAGGCCAAACTCTTCTTTCGACAAGCGCTACACTGATGGCTATCGAGAAGCCTTGCGCAACGAGTACCGGCAGACGTTTTCAGATCTCGGTATAGAGATAACCCCTCCGCACCCAGAGGCAAAATGCTTCGATTTTGGCTGCGCCATCGGCACCTCCCTTGATATTCTGGCCGATGCTGGCTGGGAAACCTACGGGCTCGATGTCTCCAAGCAATTGACTGCTTTGGCCAATCAATCGCGCCACAAAATCCACGTAGGTGAAATTGACACCCTCCCTTCCGACTGGACAGGCTTTGACTTTATCCTCACCATAGAAGTTCTAGAGCATTTGCTCGAACCAGCCAACACTTTGAAGAAACTCATTGCCCTTCTTAAGCCTGGGGGAGTGCTGTTGACCGAAACCCCGCAGGTAGGGATGCTGGCCGAGCTTTATGGTGAAAAATGGCGTGTCCTGGCCGGTCTCGACCACATTCATCTCATGCCCCAGTCCACGCAGTTCAAACTTTTGGCCGACAATGGCTGCAGCATCGAGCGATGGATTTCTTTTGGTAGCGGCTGTACGAGCGGGCTAACCCCGCGACACATCAAAAAAGCCTTCGATCAGTTGGTCAAAAAGCAGGGCATCGGCGACTTTCTCGCCATTAAATCGGTAAAGAGCAAATAAGGCAAAACCATGATCCAGGCACCATGGAAGAAAAAAGCGCCCTATATCATAGCCGAGATCGGCTCTAACCATGACGGCGACAAAAAACGCGCACTCGACTTAATCTCCCAGGCAGCTTCAACCGGTGCCGATGCGGTTAAGTTTCAGCTCTTCAAAGCCGAAACGCTCGTACTACCGTCACATCCAGCCTATGCCACCCTTCAAAAAGTCGCCACACCACGCGAATGGCTGCCCGATCTTGCCGACGCCGCGCAAAAAGCTGGAGTCGATTTTGCGGCTACGCCGTTCGACAGGGACGGAATTAAACAACTCGCTGATGTCAACCCGGCTTTCATCAAAATTGCGTCTTCCGATGTGACGTTCTTCCGTCTGCTGCAACAAATCGCGCACACCGGCTTGCCGATCATCATGTCTACAGGAATGGCGGACTTCGTTGACATCGAATGCGCCCTGTCCGAGCTCCGGAAACATAGCACGAACGAAATCGGACTCATGCATTGCGTGTCGATGTATCCTCCGGCGTATGCGGACATGAACCTGCGTGCGGTCGCTGAACTTGCCTCTCGCTTCGGTCTAGCCTCGGGACTGTCCGACCATACGCCGGGCTCGTGCATGGCTGTGGCAGCCTGTGCTCTGGGAGGGACAATTTTCGAAAAGCATATAACGGACGATCGAAATCGAGTCGGTGTCGATCACGGCTATGCCCTTGAAATAGCTGAATTCATAAAGCTGGTGGCAGATGTGCATCATACTTTTACAGCCATCGGTGATGGTAGCAAAGAAGCCAAAGGCGCTGAACCGTCCATCAAAATCAAGGCGCGGCGTGGACTTTACTCCGCCCGTGACATACTCCCCGGCGAAGCTCTGGCTGGCGACGACATCATCGAACTGCGTCCGACAAGCGAAATCAACGCTGAAGAAATTGATGGGATACTGGGGAAGATCGCTCATGAAGCGATTGCGGCTTTTTCTCCACTGCCACGCACCTTGATGAGCAACGGGACAGGCCAATGCGCAAAGTTGCCCTGATTCAAGCCCGGATGGACTCTTCGCGTCTTCCTGGCAAGGTCATGCTACCGTTGGCCGGGAAAGCCTCCGTCCTACATGTGGTCGAAAGGCTCCAACATGCCAACAACATCGACCATATCGTCGTTGCGACTGCGGAACACGCTTCCAACGACCAACTTGTCGCGCTTTGCCAACGCGAAGGTGTCGACTGCTATCGCGGTTCTTTGCCCGACGTCCTGCAAAGGCTCGCGGGAGCGGCTCGCCACGCCAATGCGGAGGTCATCGCAAGAGTGACCTGCGACTGCCCGCTGATTGAAACAGATTTTATCGATCAGCGGCTTGCAATCATCGAAAAAGAGAGCTGCGAGCTGACCTATTGCCTTACAGCAGGGATGATTTTTGCCGGGGCAAGCGTAATGACAGCCGAGCTTCTCTACCGTCTCGACCGCGAAATCACCGACGCGTCCGACCGTGAGCACGGAGGTCTCCCCTACGCATGCCGCAACAGGCACCTGTTCAATGCAAAAGAGGTCTTGCCCTATGCAGCGCTGAACGCGTACAATTTCAGGCTCACCGTAGATGAATTGGCCGATTATGAATTGGTGAGCGCAATCTACGACGAATTATATAAGCCCGGCCGCCCGATCCCGATCTGGAACGTCATCCGCTATCTCGAGGCGCGACCGGAACTTTCTGCCCACAACCGGCACGTACAACAAACCAAGGTCAACGATCGATCCCTTATGGAGAGCCCGACCAGATGAAAGAATTAGTCCTCAACGATGGCACCATCATCGGTGGAAGCCGCCGCGTTTTTATTATCGCTGAGATCGGCCTGTGTCACGACGGAGACCCCGAAGTTGCTCGCACACTCATCGCTCAATGCAAAGAAGCCGGTGCCGATGCGGTAAAATTTCAAAAACGTGACGTAGCCAACCTCGCTATCGGCGAGGTGCTGGACGCCAATGACGAAAGATTCCCACATTTTGGCTCGACCTATCGGCAGATTCGCGAACATATCGAATTCGATGTTCGCACGTATCAAGACCTGAAAAAATATGCCGATGAAATCGGCATTCCCTTTATCGTTTCGGTATTCGACAACTTATCAGTCGACGAAATGCTTCCGCTGAGATGCAGCGCCCTCAAGCTCGCAAGCCATGTTTTGTCCCGCAAACCACTCATAGAACATATTTGCCAGCTCCCTGAAAAAAATCCAATTTTACTCTCGACCGGCATGGCGCATCTCGAAGAAATCGACGAGACGGTGGCAATGCTCAAAAAGGCAGATGTTCCCTTCGGAATGTTTCATTGTGTGTCGATTTATCCGCACAGGCTGGATCAAGCCAATCTCAAAATGATACGTTTTCTTTCTGAACGGTATGATGTTCCGGTCGGCTATTCATGTCATGAAATCGAAAACACCTCCTCGCTCCTCGCAATAGCGGCTGGCGCGGTCAGCCTGGAACGCCATGTCACTTTGAACCGCGACCGCGAAGGTTTCGACCATAAAATCGCGCTTGACATGGGGGAGCTAGCCCAACTGGTCATGGAAGTCCGGGGTGTCGAGGCGGCAATGGGAACTACCAAGAAAACTGTCTCGGAAGATGAATGGATCACGCGTCGGAAATATCATTCAAGCGTAGTTTCAGTCCGTGCCATAAAGGCCGGAGAAATTGTTTACCGCGATATGCTGACGGTGAAAAACCCTGGCACAGGTATACCCGCTCGCGAAATTGACGAAGTCGTTGGCAGGAAAGCCTTAGTAGATATCGCCCAGGACATTTTAATCCTGCCCGAAATGCTGGCTGAAAACTGATGTCGCACAATACCATACCATATGCATCACCCCGCGTCGGGCTTCGTGCTGACGGATCGCTCAGCGAAGGTATGGGACATTTGCATCGCGAATTGAACCTAGCCCGCACCCTGCGCGATCGCTTTGCTTGGGCGCCAATCTTCCTGACCCGGACTCCCGATGTGCTTCGGTCGCTGTTCACTGAACCCGGGGAATTTGCAGTTGTCTCCCTCACTTCAGGCCAAGAAATCGAAGCTGTCAAAGAAAACGATATTGCGCTGCTGCTATGGGACACACAACGCGAAATCAGCCAGGAAGAAGTGGCAGCCTTAAAACAGGCCGGTACCAAAGTGTGGCTTTACGGCAATCAGGGAAATGGCAGGTTAGAAGTCGATTGCAATGTTTTCGCCTACCCCGGCGTCGCAGCTCA
The window above is part of the Desulfonatronum sp. SC1 genome. Proteins encoded here:
- a CDS encoding adenylyl-sulfate kinase, which translates into the protein MLWFTGLPGSGNSTICLCCGGATACHGQAAPCFDGDNVR
- the pseB gene encoding UDP-N-acetylglucosamine 4,6-dehydratase (inverting), which codes for MFEGKSILITGGTGSFGKSFVRTLLAKHKPRRVAVYSRDELKQFEMQQEFFGPEMRYFIGDVRDRERLTMAMRGVDFVVHAAALKQVPAAEYNPMECVKTNVYGAENVVHAALAHNVYKVIALSTDKAANPINLYGATKLCSDKLFVAANNLAGAHRTTFSVVRYGNVVGSRGSVVPYFKKLIDSGADHLPITHDQMTRFWITLDQGVDFVCKSFERMKGGETFVPKIPSVRITDLAKAMGPDMPRKIVGIRPGEKLHEVMCPKDDSHLTVEFADHFVIKPTIKFYSRCNEFLCNKLNETGKPVAQSFEYNSGDNPHFVSAEEIRVINHLAGF
- the pseC gene encoding UDP-4-amino-4,6-dideoxy-N-acetyl-beta-L-altrosamine transaminase, with product MKTTDKPLFDSNILIYSVNADSPFHETALDLLVRYTQSGFYVADISLIEFFQVVTDGRKFHHPLTTEQAAEYISKLVRIQHVGVLKIRSFHEILQDEDARAEVRRLQIKRFAIYDYLIADCMRRHDVKPIFTGNARDFRMFPFLDVIDPFMPQTTTQQRAAGPIPYGRQSISEQDVAAVCSVLRSHFLTQGPKVPEFETAVAEYCNAGHAVAVNSGTSALHLACLALGLGPGDTLWTSPITFVASANCALYCGASVDFVDIEPRTYNLCPQALEEKLRAAQQSGKLPKVLVPVHFSGQPCDMEAIHGLSRQYGFRILEDASHALGARYKNEPVGNCQYSDITVFSFHPVKIITTGEGGMAVTNDQGLGEKMALLRSHGITRDPALFSEVGRRRSDVGYLKSDIGPRTSDLRPPSFYYEQIDLGFNYRMTDIQAALGLSQLHRLDAFVSRRSELANRYDELLAGLPLITPWQHPDGASAWHLYVVRLQLDQLRVIHKQVFETMREQGIGVNLHYIPVHTQPWFKRLGFMPGMFPEAEKYYQEAITLPLFPGMTEDAQDRVVGALKRILPTEHTEGQG
- a CDS encoding ORF6N domain-containing protein, with product MKLKTDDQTLPEVAAAMRILVIRGKRVVVDSYLADIYSVTTKRFNEQVKRNKDRFPQDFMFQLTREKKTSWSQNATTSKISNILRIFPMCSQDMGR
- a CDS encoding N-acetylneuraminate synthase family protein is translated as MNNTVFIAEVSSNHHRDLDRCLRFIDTAGDIGCDGVKFQLFKIDKLFAPEILARSEMHRKRKDWKVPLEYLSHLAKRCHERNMAFSRTEPVNYC
- a CDS encoding bifunctional 2-polyprenyl-6-hydroxyphenol methylase/3-demethylubiquinol 3-O-methyltransferase UbiG produces the protein MNKFICEICDSDECSFYCHVKDETSRNTGFEFNYVRCGGCGTLSLFPLPTQEQITLANETLLGITRPNSSFDKRYTDGYREALRNEYRQTFSDLGIEITPPHPEAKCFDFGCAIGTSLDILADAGWETYGLDVSKQLTALANQSRHKIHVGEIDTLPSDWTGFDFILTIEVLEHLLEPANTLKKLIALLKPGGVLLTETPQVGMLAELYGEKWRVLAGLDHIHLMPQSTQFKLLADNGCSIERWISFGSGCTSGLTPRHIKKAFDQLVKKQGIGDFLAIKSVKSK
- a CDS encoding N-acetylneuraminate synthase family protein, with the protein product MIQAPWKKKAPYIIAEIGSNHDGDKKRALDLISQAASTGADAVKFQLFKAETLVLPSHPAYATLQKVATPREWLPDLADAAQKAGVDFAATPFDRDGIKQLADVNPAFIKIASSDVTFFRLLQQIAHTGLPIIMSTGMADFVDIECALSELRKHSTNEIGLMHCVSMYPPAYADMNLRAVAELASRFGLASGLSDHTPGSCMAVAACALGGTIFEKHITDDRNRVGVDHGYALEIAEFIKLVADVHHTFTAIGDGSKEAKGAEPSIKIKARRGLYSARDILPGEALAGDDIIELRPTSEINAEEIDGILGKIAHEAIAAFSPLPRTLMSNGTGQCAKLP
- a CDS encoding NTP transferase domain-containing protein, yielding MRKVALIQARMDSSRLPGKVMLPLAGKASVLHVVERLQHANNIDHIVVATAEHASNDQLVALCQREGVDCYRGSLPDVLQRLAGAARHANAEVIARVTCDCPLIETDFIDQRLAIIEKESCELTYCLTAGMIFAGASVMTAELLYRLDREITDASDREHGGLPYACRNRHLFNAKEVLPYAALNAYNFRLTVDELADYELVSAIYDELYKPGRPIPIWNVIRYLEARPELSAHNRHVQQTKVNDRSLMESPTR
- a CDS encoding N-acetylneuraminate synthase family protein produces the protein MKELVLNDGTIIGGSRRVFIIAEIGLCHDGDPEVARTLIAQCKEAGADAVKFQKRDVANLAIGEVLDANDERFPHFGSTYRQIREHIEFDVRTYQDLKKYADEIGIPFIVSVFDNLSVDEMLPLRCSALKLASHVLSRKPLIEHICQLPEKNPILLSTGMAHLEEIDETVAMLKKADVPFGMFHCVSIYPHRLDQANLKMIRFLSERYDVPVGYSCHEIENTSSLLAIAAGAVSLERHVTLNRDREGFDHKIALDMGELAQLVMEVRGVEAAMGTTKKTVSEDEWITRRKYHSSVVSVRAIKAGEIVYRDMLTVKNPGTGIPAREIDEVVGRKALVDIAQDILILPEMLAEN